Proteins found in one Oryza glaberrima chromosome 4, OglaRS2, whole genome shotgun sequence genomic segment:
- the LOC127769689 gene encoding uncharacterized protein LOC127769689, whose translation MLRHLKSAAARSPMRSPPPHPPSAPAPRDEGFEEEEEEEESARAIAVSDQRTIYLVNMFIANTVEFLNSFAAQCNDKLSLLHRKIVKLDSSLNLLEAKLRSIDDTNAFGHSTNQKAHGLFTQDGRFEPTNLLGESSRSGDA comes from the exons ATGCTGCGCCACCTGAAgtcggccgcggcgaggagccccatgcgctcgccgccgccgcatcctccctcCGCACCGGCGCCGAGGGACGAGgggttcgaggaggaggaggaggaggaggagagcgcgaGGGCCATCGCCGTCTCCGACCAGAGGACCATCTACCTG GTGAACATGTTCATAGCGAACACGGTGGAGTTCCTCAACTCGTTCGCGGCGCAATGCAATGACAAGCTTTCCCTCCTCCACag GAAAATAGTGAAACTAGACTCATCTCTCAACCTTCTGGAAGCAAAACTACGCAGTATTGATGACACTAATGCATTTGGACATTCAACAAACCAAAAGGCACATGGATTATTCACACAAGATGGAAGATTTGAACCTACAAATTTATTGGGTGAATCCTCTAG